In Elaeis guineensis isolate ETL-2024a chromosome 1, EG11, whole genome shotgun sequence, a genomic segment contains:
- the LOC140856562 gene encoding B3 domain-containing protein At1g32030-like — protein MNPNRVPEWVRDLAYEHGDSNPVFIMTKSITSSDLNHQQQNRLLIPFKYAANLIAMLSEREKDAASLLQPTARRNAPSTSRAQGGLEVDVYPQNWIISHLLLTRWDASGSIVFKGKEYPWLLHCSTLQAEDEVELWGFRKGEERKLCFALVRNAH, from the coding sequence ATGAATCCGAATAGAGTCCCGGAGTGGGTGAGAGATTTGGCATACGAGCACGGTGACAGTAACCCCGTGTTCATAATGACCAAATCCATCACGAGCTCCGACCTCAATCATCAGCAGCAGAACCGCCTCCTCATCCCATTTAAATATGCGGCCAACCTCATCGCCATGCTCTCTGAGCGCGAGAAGGACGCTGCCAGCCTTCTTCAGCCCACAGCAAGAAGGAATGCCCCCAGCACTAGTCGTGCTCAGGGGGGATTGGAGGTAGATGTGTACCCTCAGAACTGGATTATTTCCCACTTGCTGCTCACTCGTTGGGACGCCAGTGGATCCATCGTGTTCAAAGGTAAGGAATACCCGTGGTTATTACACTGCAGTACCCTTCAAGCGGAGGATGAGGTGGAGTTGTGGGGCTTCCGGAAAGGTGAGGAGCGGAAACTGTGCTTTGCGCTTGTCAGGAACGCACATTAA